A single region of the Corallococcus silvisoli genome encodes:
- a CDS encoding ferredoxin reductase domain-containing protein, with product MSDWHTATVTARTPSADGLTDWVLDIAGTALVGAHAHPGQYVHLRLPGQAAGMFAIASPPAPSGTRWEFLLKDEGPLPAALLHLPVGARVEVSRPEGPGFPMEKARGHDLLLFASGSGISAIRPVIASVRQERHAYGRVTLYFGARTPRSFAYAHELEQWQAGGVRVVCTVSQPGASGWQGLTGYVQAHLGEEPLEHAVAFVCGPSDMVQDVMAQLRQRGVPQSAVFLNY from the coding sequence ATGAGCGACTGGCATACCGCCACGGTCACCGCCCGCACCCCCTCGGCGGATGGCCTCACCGACTGGGTGCTCGACATCGCCGGGACCGCCCTCGTGGGCGCCCACGCCCACCCCGGCCAGTACGTGCACCTGCGCCTCCCTGGCCAGGCAGCGGGCATGTTCGCCATCGCCTCGCCGCCCGCTCCCTCCGGCACGCGGTGGGAGTTCCTCCTCAAGGACGAGGGCCCCCTGCCGGCCGCGCTGCTGCACCTGCCCGTGGGCGCGCGCGTGGAGGTGTCGCGGCCGGAGGGCCCCGGCTTCCCCATGGAGAAGGCGCGCGGCCATGACCTGCTGCTGTTCGCCAGCGGCTCCGGCATCTCCGCCATCCGCCCCGTCATCGCCAGCGTGCGGCAGGAGCGGCACGCGTACGGCCGGGTGACGCTGTACTTCGGCGCGCGCACGCCCCGGAGCTTCGCGTACGCGCACGAGCTGGAGCAGTGGCAGGCCGGCGGCGTGCGCGTGGTGTGCACCGTGAGCCAGCCCGGCGCCAGCGGCTGGCAGGGCCTCACCGGCTACGTGCAGGCCCACCTGGGCGAGGAGCCGCTGGAGCACGCCGTCGCCTTCGTGTGCGGCCCCTCGGACATGGTGCAGGACGTGATGGCCCAGCTGCGCCAGCGCGGCGTCCCGCAGAGCGCCGTGTTCCTCAACTACTGA
- a CDS encoding transglycosylase domain-containing protein: MKTVFWLFMFLVGLAGVVIPITYLYTASKLPRLESEFDVESQLRHRIEGDRMSVLAGRMDGGKDRASVPFTRPDFSRMPKDLVALYIRQMDCPTYFQTPREDGRAWAWRLFSGVTLGKVPPGDGACERRLAMRIAREMGIEGDLQLSVAAHRLHAFFQKDQLIAYELSILRFERGVIGVEDAARKLFGRELGDLQLSELAELQLALPPYGYYGDIKACKNASLIRQNRDMLLQDLAGYSLVSEERARNAIAQPVACLSVK; this comes from the coding sequence GTGAAGACCGTTTTCTGGCTGTTCATGTTCCTCGTGGGGTTGGCCGGCGTGGTGATTCCCATCACGTATCTCTACACGGCCAGCAAGCTGCCGCGCCTGGAGAGCGAGTTCGACGTCGAGAGTCAGCTGCGCCACCGCATCGAAGGCGACCGGATGAGTGTGCTGGCCGGTCGCATGGACGGTGGGAAGGACCGCGCGTCGGTGCCCTTCACGCGGCCGGACTTCTCGCGGATGCCCAAGGACCTGGTGGCGCTCTACATCCGGCAGATGGATTGCCCCACCTACTTCCAGACACCGCGCGAGGACGGGCGCGCGTGGGCGTGGCGCCTGTTCTCTGGCGTGACGCTGGGCAAGGTGCCCCCGGGGGACGGCGCGTGCGAGCGGCGCCTGGCCATGCGCATCGCGCGGGAGATGGGCATCGAGGGGGACCTGCAGCTGTCCGTGGCGGCCCACCGGCTCCACGCCTTCTTCCAGAAGGACCAGCTCATCGCCTACGAGCTGTCCATCCTGCGCTTCGAGCGGGGCGTCATCGGCGTGGAGGACGCGGCGCGCAAGCTCTTCGGCCGCGAGCTGGGCGACCTGCAGCTGTCGGAGCTGGCGGAGCTCCAGCTCGCGCTGCCGCCGTATGGCTATTACGGCGACATCAAGGCCTGCAAGAACGCGAGCCTCATCCGGCAGAACCGGGACATGCTGCTGCAGGACCTGGCGGGCTACTCGCTGGTGAGCGAGGAGCGCGCGCGCAACGCCATCGCGCAGCCGGTGGCGTGCCTGTCGGTGAAGTAG